A stretch of DNA from Ricinus communis isolate WT05 ecotype wild-type chromosome 4, ASM1957865v1, whole genome shotgun sequence:
CTAGAAGCACCATTTCTACAAATTTATGAAACTGGCAAGCTTAGAACAGAAAATAACTTTTCAAGActtcaataataaaatgtcGAAATAGTATGAATAGCATGAAAAGAAGCATAGATGGAATTAACATCTCACATAAAATATGAAACAACAAGGTTTCAATTTGTATAAGATTTGcgcaaaaaaagagaaagcacTATTATTAAACTGATACTGAAGGTTTAGTATAGATACATAATGAGCTATAGAAATTTAGCGAATATGTGTGAGCTTCTCTAACTGAATAATTTACTAACACAAAAGATGCATTGGGGTCTTTAGCACCTTTGCCTATGTACACATAACATTTATCTTTCAACAAAACTAATACTTGTAGTCCACCAatataaattgcataaatcattactaatacatatattatatatgacaaaatcaaaattcttCATATACATCATGTAAGTACCTCAGGAACTAGGAGCAAGTAACCAAACCATCTTGCACCAGTAATTGGTGGCCTTCTTGATCCAAAGTCTCTCTAACTGCACGATAAAACTCCACCCATGACGATGAATAGACCTCCGAAGGGGCCCACAAAAATGTAGGATTAGGGCTCGCTGGGCAAGCAGCCACTAAATCCAATACTGAAGCTGCTGGTTTGAGTGGCCGAGGGAAATTAAAGGCCAAATTATCGACTTTATGTTCATAAATTTTACCATTTCTATCCAATTTATACCTTGAAGTGCCCTGAAATTGTCCCTTGGCTTCCCATGGGACTCTTGGGACACCCTTTAGATCCCACCTAATCAAGATTACATTCTCTGAAGGCTGCCAAACCCTATAAACCTCAAGTGAAATCTCTCTAAACAATATCTTCCCATGAAACCTCAAAGCCCAAAAAATCAACTTGTACTTGTCAATGCCAGTAAAAGTGTTCAACGGGTCTTGAAAAGTGATATCATCCCTAAAATGTAATACAAAAGAATGGCAAAGTTTAAAAACTTTCTCGATAAACAAACTACAAATAGAACGAAAAAAGGAGATACCCACATGACGAAATTACCTGTAAATATCATAATTGAGGTCTTTGGTAAACAACAAAGGCAAATCCTCACGGAGGGTCCGTACAGCAAGGCCAAGGTTGATAAAGAACTCATCTTTTTGGTGTGTATCTTGCGGAACCTGAGAAGGAAAGAGGGAGGTGTTGGTAGTGGTGGGTTTTGTTTTAGTATCAGTTGTTGATTGATAACTGAAATtatgagaagaagaagaagagagtgTTTGGTTTTGGGTTTGGGAAGTAATTATTGATTTCTCTCTGTCTTTTGAGGATGATGATTTGGAGCTCATGAGAAGTGAAGGAGAGAGGTTTGGTAGAAGAAAAGCCattcttattcttattcttattcttattcAATAGGTTTCTTGtgatctttcttcttcttcctttcagCTTTTCATGGATgcagaaagaaggaaaaagaaacagagagaaaggaaagattcTCTGTTCAATTGTGGAAACAATGGAGGAGATACTCGAGACacaaaatttgaagaatttaaGTGGCTTTGAATGTGGCCATCAAAGTCTGTCCATATTTTTTGAGATTGAAAATGCACCAAGCTTAATGTTTTTTGCTATTTGCAGTTTCAACCCCTTTATTCTCACATAAATACATCCAACCCAAACTACATTCATGGTTTACTCAAAATCTTTCTTTGTAActtggattttatttttgaaaagaaacgcaaattttttaatagttttatttgtaatctatatatatatatatatatatatatatatatatatattaatttctgaacttaaaattttttgacacatagaatttttattttgacatatgtactatttttgacacataaaatttaagtttatatataattttataatttttt
This window harbors:
- the LOC8286548 gene encoding uncharacterized protein LOC8286548 translates to MAFLLPNLSPSLLMSSKSSSSKDREKSIITSQTQNQTLSSSSSHNFSYQSTTDTKTKPTTTNTSLFPSQVPQDTHQKDEFFINLGLAVRTLREDLPLLFTKDLNYDIYRDDITFQDPLNTFTGIDKYKLIFWALRFHGKILFREISLEVYRVWQPSENVILIRWDLKGVPRVPWEAKGQFQGTSRYKLDRNGKIYEHKVDNLAFNFPRPLKPAASVLDLVAACPASPNPTFLWAPSEVYSSSWVEFYRAVRETLDQEGHQLLVQDGLVTCS